The Solanum pennellii chromosome 11, SPENNV200 genome contains a region encoding:
- the LOC107004132 gene encoding centromere protein V: MDSELVLHTGGCHCKRVRWRVYAPSSIVAWDCNCSDCSMRRNTHFIVPSERFELLGDSKEFITTYTFGTHTAKHTFCKVCGITSFYIPRSNPDGIAVTLRCVDPGTLTHVEIKCFDGQNWEGSYEQTGIASCSKTTDEDSK; the protein is encoded by the coding sequence ATGGATTCCGAGCTGGTACTACATACCGGTGGATGTCACTGTAAAAGAGTAAGATGGCGAGTCTATGCACCATCTAGCATCGTTGCGTGGGATTGTAACTGCTCTGACTGCTCCATGAGAAGAAACACACACTTCATAGTTCCCTCGGAGAGATTTGAACTTCTCGGAGACTCTAAGGAGTTCATCACAACCTATACATTCGGTACTCACACAGCTAAACACACCTTCTGCAAAGTTTGTGGCATAACTTCATTTTACATTCCACGATCGAATCCAGATGGAATAGCTGTTACTTTGAGGTGCGTTGATCCTGGTACGTTAACTCATGTTGAGATCAAATGTTTTGATGGACAAAATTGGGAAGGCTCGTACGAGCAAACTGGCATTGCTTCGTGCTCAAAGACAACAGATGAAGATTCAAAATGA